The sequence below is a genomic window from Syntrophorhabdaceae bacterium.
TCACACCTTCAACGGTCTTTCTCGATCTCGGGTGCGGAAAAGGCAATTACGCCTTAGCCGCGGCAAGGTCCATGGGGCCGCACAGCATCGTCTACGGGGTTGACGCCTGGCAGGAAGGACTCGAGGAGTTGAAGCAGCAAGCGGATTCCGAAGGTCTCCATAACATCATCACCATTCACGCGAACCTGAACGAGCATATTCCCCTCAGTGATGCGGCGGTCGACGTCTGTTTCATGGCGACCGTTCTTCATGACCTTCTTCGTGAAAGCTCCGGCGAGACAGCGCTGGCCGAG
It includes:
- a CDS encoding class I SAM-dependent methyltransferase; amino-acid sequence: MSTGQKPHGAGRSTFEFVDIDRVFQNLSLTPSTVFLDLGCGKGNYALAAARSMGPHSIVYGVDAWQEGLEELKQQADSEGLHNIITIHANLNEHIPLSDAAVDVCFMATVLHDLLRESSGETALAEIVRVLKSGGRLCIIEFKKIEDSPGPPLSVRLSPEETEAIIAPFGFVKDRIIDVSPFHYLLAASLNIS